The nucleotide sequence ttcttttcactggaactaaggggtctaGCTCTATCCCTTAAaaccaacccctgaattcaattatttggagggatgtcccaaaacttttggtaatatagtatATCAGAGGGTTGGTGTAGGTGCAGGCTTTCGTTTCAATCCATCAGGAGCCACACCAGATTCCACATGTTTAATCGGTTGACCTTTGCTTTCCATAGGCTCAGGTGTGGCTCATGTATGGTTGAAATGATATAGAACCCTTTCTGGATATGACTGGATATCCCTATAtgataaaaatgcaaatattttgaTATCCAATATCTGTTTAAATCAGACAGACTGAAAATAGACTGTTGTTTGAGAGCTGGGTTTAATTCGTCTATCTGATATGTGCCTGTAATTACTCTGGATACTGGCTGTACTTTATTTTACCATGATTACTGACAGCACCTTTAAATATTACTTTTTTTGGcaaattaaacactttttttgttcaattctctttctggtttattttttccccagtcAACATACAATCTGAAATCAAAATGAACTTCACAGTGCAGTAACAGACATTTTGTTTGCAGTGGGTTAAGCAATGTTGGCCTGTACGTTTAGTATATATTAAGTTGTATGTGCTAGTGAGACTGGGAAATGGAGCCAAACTATACCAACCTGCTTACCAGAATACGGTAAAATCATCTCAGGAAAGGCTGTTAATCAGCTGATTAGTTGAGTCAGGTGTGTTGGGAGCAGAGACGGCACCAATGTCTACAGGACCAGGGTTGGGAAGCTGTTCACTCTGTAAACTGGACAATAATTTTGACAATAATTTCATGCCTTTTAAAAGTTTCTCTGAAGGTGATGGGGAGTGTGCATTCTATTTAGAGATCATTTTGCGATATTActtcagttattttatttaggCTTTTGACTGATTACTATATCAATttagaaatattatatattaaaaaatatttttcatgttcATAAATCCTGGGAAACAATTTATTTAACAGACAATTTTACGCTTACTATATAGTGAGTACATTACTATAAAATAATTAGGCTCTTGGGCTAACTAGTCACAGAGACACTGTCAATCTAGTTAATATTAAGCTAATTACTGGGCCTACATTATTTAAACCAATAAGGTTGCTACAAGATTAGCTGATATGTGAGGGCTATATAACTAGGCCTAATCAGTTCACTTTAAATGAGCATATTGCTGATAATAtcccattcatttttttttttgcattaaacgGTTAAATTGTTggatgtatatatttaatacttATACAAATACGAATATGTGAAAGCTTATATTCTATAGATATCAATTTataatttcatttcactgtattaaaaaataaatatcccTAAAAGTTTATCCCATATAATTACATTAAGATGATGTATTTACTAATGGGGAGTATAAATCATACACCCAATTAATTGTTCTTGCGCTGTCTCTATACCGATTACCGAACTCCGAGTTAATAGGtgcgttttgttttgttttttatctggAATTACGATCCATAAATTGTACGATttcgttttttttaatgaaataagaTGCGTGGTACAAATCAAGATTTCACGTATTGAGTTTAAAAAATTTGTGCGCATGCGCGGAGCAACTCCTGTTAGGGCGCAAATCGATTAACTGCACGGAGGTCGAAAATGACGTATTTCCGAGCTCCTACTTCCGAGGTAAGTCGAACGCATCAAAGTAGTCCTTTTCTACTTTCTACTTTTCTGTGAGATTATAGCAGTATTTGCTTTCGAttccttaatacacacacaaacacagacacacacagagagagagttaaaacTAGAACACTGACCATATGCCACGCGCGGTTAAGACTTGGACATGCATCAGCGTTATCATCACTCATATCACTAACGTTAactggctagcttgttgctaacgcTACTCGCTACTATTGTTCGCTGTTGTTGGTGTAGTGCAGTTCAGAAATGTTGCATGCAGTTCACTGTAGCTGCTGTGGACGCTGACTATCattatgtgcgtgtgtttaAACCCCTTTAGTCCTGGCAGACAGTGGAATGAGTCTGTTCGtggacacacagaggaacataCCTCTCACTGACCAGCTGTACCAGGCAGCGCGCGAAGCCACTGCGTGCTACATGGACGAAACCATGACTGAGGGAGTAACTGTGTATGTTGCTGGTGAGTTTTTAATTTCTTGCAGAATACATGCATAAATACACTCCCCTCCACTGTGGCCAATGCATTAAATACATGTGCAAAATTCACAACTACTGAAACACCTCGAGAGTGTCCTGACTCACTGTTCAACACACCTGAAAAAACTGTGTTAGTTTTCTTCATATAAGAGCACAGGGGGGTCTCACAGCATTAGTTTatataaatagtgtgtgtgtatatacacacactgtatatagtTTTGTCCACAAATAGTGTTGAAAAACTTTCATTCATGCAAACtaaaatatacactgaccaggcataacattatgaccacctgcctaatattggtgttggtcccccttttgctgccaaaacagccctgacccgtcatgcattgtgtattgtgacacatttctatcagaaccagcattaacatcttcagcaatttgagcaacagttgtcatctgttgaatcggatcagacgggccagccttcgatccccatgtgcatcagtgagccttggccgtccatgacactgtcaccggttcaccactgttccttccttggaccacttttgatagatactgaccactgcagaccgggaacaccccacaagagctgcagttttggagatgctctgatccagtcgtctagccgtcacaatttggtccttgtcaaactcgctcaaatccttgcgCTTGTCCATTTGTCCAGCtactaacacatcaactttgaggacaaaatgttcacttgctgcctaatatatcccacccactaacaggtgccatgatgagatcatcagtgttatttattcacttcatctgtcactgctcataatgttatgcctcatcagtgtatactgtataccaatatacaaatatatactgTCAGTATAAAATGTGTCTGAGAAAATAATATTGTGCTGATTGCTGATGTATATCTCTGTTCTGCTCTTAAAGAAAACAATCTGGAAACAGAAACAGCTCTCTCAGCTGAACCCTTCCCACCAAATGAGTCTTTTAATAAAGAGCAAACACGCTTCCTGATCGATTTGGTCCGCAGCCAGCTGGAGGCTGATGGCAGAGGTCTCCCGAGAACTTTAAAGGAGCTGAATTACCGACTGAAGTCTGCCAAAGGCCAGAAGAAAAACTTGTGGTTGGATATGGCCAGTAAACTCTCCAAACAGTTTATGGAGACCTTTGACCCAAGTAAGGTGGCTAGAAAATGGTACACGCTTGAGGATGGATACAAGAAAGTCCTAGAACATAATAGTATAAGTAGTCCAACAAAAACTCGGTTCCAGTTTTTCACAGAGATGGAAGAGCTGTTGGATGGCCATCATGACATTGATATGTCTGCTGTTGGCACGGTGCAAGGTGTAGTGGGGCGCAGACGAAAGACATTGGGTATTGACTGTCAAAGAGACTCACCTGCAGCAAGACAAACACCTGCAGCTTCACCAACACAACCTCTGCGCAAGCGGAGACGGCAAGAAGAGGACTATTCAACTCTTCTGGACTTTTTAAGGGAATCTGAGGCGGCTAGTCAGCGGCGCCATGAGGAAATGCTGGCTCAAATGAAATCTGCTCAGAAAGGGTTTGAGGAGCTAATGTGCAAATTCTTGGAGAAAATGTGACCACCTCTATGTGCACATACAACACATGCATTGATATTCTGCTGTTACCTTTTCCCCCCCAACGTTTACTACTACTTGTGTTTTCTTGTCCTTGTTTCCTAGCATAGCCTTAGATTTACATTGTTAAAGCTACTCAATTTTTTATGctcatttcatattaaaatcaTTTCCTGTTGTTACCAAAAAGACTGTAGGAATCAGGTTTGCTTTTATGAAATGTTAACCTGTTTTATGGTCAGGTTAAATTACTGACCCAATTCCGAGAACCAGTAAACATGTTTAAGTTTacaatgtatagtgtgttgtgttctctAGCAGTTATGCAGTGACctcatgttattgtttttaattcacCCATCTACAGCAGCTGTACAAATGGGTATTCCATAAAGCTGGTTAATTAAACTCATAAAGACATTATGGAAAAACTAATAATACTACAAATGATGATAAACTGGTTCTGtagtaaaaatgaataatgcTTAATACAAAGTTGAGCTCAGGTAAAAGGTACGTATAGTAGACCATGACCAAATCACCTACCTGAGGTAACTGGATTAATCTCAAGCCAGATTTTTATCTAAAAATATCTGATggtatttatatcattttagagacttttttttttattcctgtgtTAAGCCACTGTTAAATTAGTTTTAGACAAGATTgattttaaatgtgtgttttttttttttgttgaattaTCTTGTCAGATTTGTAAAATTAATTGTAGAATATTATTTGGGCCACTATCTTAATGAGTATTCAATTTTACTCAGCCTTGTGTGTGAACATACAAGTAGAACATATTGGATTTGAAGATTTTTTCATCCCTTTTACTGAAATGTGAGTATTCTGGTGCCATAAATAAGTTACActgcaaataaataatgttCAAATCCTGTCATTAAGGATAAATCTGAAGGACTAAGCTAGTGAAATGCTGTATCTAAGATCACTAACAGTTATTCATGACAAAAGGGTACACCATTGCTCTGTATAAAAAATagaagaagcatttttactttattaaaaacagCACTTTGTTTCATTACACACCCACTTGcactatatacacatacaatatgGTGGAACAATTGTTCCTGAGAACTAAAAACACAAGGACTGGCCAACAGAATTCATCCAGCTAAAGCTTTAAACCCAACTGGACAATGGGAGCAGAATTGACTGAAAGTATATGTTGTCATAGTAACTCAGGTAGGTTTTTTCAGGTTGGTGTACTGAAGTTACACCTATGGTTCAAACTTCACTGAAGCAAGGGAAATTAATGAATCTAACATGTTACTCCATAGACAACACATTTACATAAGTATACTTTTAATTGTATTGTCCATAAACTGTAAACCCAGCCTAAACATTCTCATCTGCCTGTCTTGGACAGCCTTGTGGGTGCTCCTCACATGCTTCATTGTCACCTATACACATGTTGTGGAGGAAACAGGCTGccattataatcatcaccacGTTTTCAAGGCGGGTGTTTTGCAGGTCTCTCACTCGCCTCCATTTACACTTCATTT is from Hemibagrus wyckioides isolate EC202008001 linkage group LG07, SWU_Hwy_1.0, whole genome shotgun sequence and encodes:
- the LOC131356686 gene encoding uncharacterized protein LOC131356686 isoform X1, which produces MSGASSTFPEFSDINKPDVRTKWRRTANVLADSGMSLFVDTQRNIPLTDQLYQAAREATACYMDETMTEGVTVYVAENNLETETALSAEPFPPNESFNKEQTRFLIDLVRSQLEADGRGLPRTLKELNYRLKSAKGQKKNLWLDMASKLSKQFMETFDPSKVARKWYTLEDGYKKVLEHNSISSPTKTRFQFFTEMEELLDGHHDIDMSAVGTVQGVVGRRRKTLGIDCQRDSPAARQTPAASPTQPLRKRRRQEEDYSTLLDFLRESEAASQRRHEEMLAQMKSAQKGFEELMCKFLEKM
- the LOC131356686 gene encoding uncharacterized protein LOC131356686 isoform X2 — encoded protein: MSLFVDTQRNIPLTDQLYQAAREATACYMDETMTEGVTVYVAENNLETETALSAEPFPPNESFNKEQTRFLIDLVRSQLEADGRGLPRTLKELNYRLKSAKGQKKNLWLDMASKLSKQFMETFDPSKVARKWYTLEDGYKKVLEHNSISSPTKTRFQFFTEMEELLDGHHDIDMSAVGTVQGVVGRRRKTLGIDCQRDSPAARQTPAASPTQPLRKRRRQEEDYSTLLDFLRESEAASQRRHEEMLAQMKSAQKGFEELMCKFLEKM